In the genome of Electrophorus electricus isolate fEleEle1 chromosome 26, fEleEle1.pri, whole genome shotgun sequence, one region contains:
- the rc3h1a gene encoding roquin-1a isoform X3, giving the protein MPVQAPQWTEFLLCPICTQTFEENVRRPISLGCGHTVCKMCLNKLHRKACPFDQTAISTDIELLPVNTALLQLVCAQVPKPQPVTLVRGAEDTKHYDEARTCVEELALYLKPLSNTRGVGLGSATQSLLSRPMQRKLVTLVHCQLVEEEGRVRAMRAARSLGERTVTELILQHQNPQQLSSNLWAAVRARGCQFLGPAMQEEALKLVLLALEDGSALSRKVLVLFVVQRLEPRFPQASKTSIGHVVQLLYRASCFKVTKRDEDSSLMQLKEEFRTYEALRREHDSQIVQIAMEGGLRIAPDQWSSLLYGDQSHKSHMQSIIDKLQTPASFAQSVQELTIALQRTGDPANLNRLRPHLELLADIDPSPDAPAPTWEQLDKGLVAVKTVVHGLVDFIQNHSKKGGDPQQAPQHSKYKTYMCRDMKQKGGCPRGASCTFAHSQEELEKYRKMNKRLPIRKPLSQSLTQLNEMDVTCSQGLLPDEGLVGEGLPHKSAIVANGLIQVGPGSGLSHLVSRGSDPSYNPVNKLGKADPGSLSAPGSPPDLLDAMPKVVMPAPSHPRVARESLAGHKHTSIVPRVPQMPQYPPAQSEPYYPESRAPPAASQYESSHYPTGHAYPYTHMQPRYVRNPGPPADSGLSSYPDPYSYAPERQYTGHPSDPRYAYPVHHNSRHPAYGGPPPTQSYTRDELGHRSPVPLDVPPPSQPQTTGASAYLPEPSRERYGPESFSHVGQSRSYGRNIYARPQHSLDYLHRRRKEIMAQLEERKVVSPPPFASSPNPAHSYDPSYSQEVRGQSHSMEETPPAFVSFREPDYAAQYSPWSCDTFVPYIGTKDMKSKEGMAVGYMEMQNVDQGLREPALELQRRAAEVKDDDPIIPFGSLPTVSRFGAISRTSKSGYQPAGLVPGPHAKHAGTAVDYNYGSHGGWSEASFPQHPTMPSQAHFSERLPPAAQEREQLRIELQQVNQQITQQTRLESSSSGVALQRETGSAAGQPPPVEWPTANVSCEQLSLELHQVEREIGMRTREMAMEGHVAPVLKYKLVATSENGQSEHSLQREEHQLALSEGSNGLSSVVQDCGLASSSISSLTSKTSSLSLSSELVASSPDLSKNGVVHHCS; this is encoded by the exons ATGCCCGTACAAGCGCCGCAATGGACGGAGTTTCTGTTGTGTCCTATCTGCACCCAGACGTTCGAGGAGAACGTGCGCAGGCCCATCAGCCTGGGCTGTGGCCACACTGTCTGCAAGATGTGCCTGAACAAGCTGCACCGCAAGGCTTGCCCCTTCGACCAGACTGCCATCAGCACTGACATCGAGCTGCTGCCTGTCAACACTGCGCTGCTGCAGCTGGTCTGCGCTCAG GTACCCAAGCCTCAGCCTGTCACATTAGTGAGAGGTGCTGAGGACACCAAGCATTATGATGAAGCCCGCACCTGTGTGGAGGAGCTGGCTCTCTACCTCAAACCCCTCAGCAACACGAGAG GTGTAGGGCTGGGCAGTGCTACCCAGAGCCTTCTCAGCAGGCCCATGCAGAGGAAGCTGGTAACACTCGTGCACTGCcagctggtggaggaggagggccGGGTGCGGGCGATGCGGGCGGCGCGCTCCCTGGGCGAACGCACGGTCACAGAGCTCATCCTGCAGCACCAGAACCCTCAGCAGCTCTCCTCCAACCTGTGGGCTGCTGTCCGAGCACGGGGCTGCCAGTTCCTCGGCCCTG CTATGCAGGAGGAGGCTTTGAAGCTGGTGCTGCTGGCTCTAGAGGATGGTTCAGCCCTGTCCCGGAAGGTCTTGGTTCTGTTTGTGGTCCAGAGGCTGGAGCCACGCTTCCCTCAGGCTTCTAAAACCAGCATAGGACATGTGGTGCAGCTCCTCTACAGAGCCTCCTGCTTTAAG GTGACCAAGCGGGACGAGGACTCCTCCCTAATGCAGTTGAAGGAGGAGTTCCGTACATACGAGGCCCTGCGGAGGGAGCACGACTCCCAGATCGTCCAGATTGCCATGGAAGGCGGACTGCGCATCGCCCCAGACCAGTGGTCCTCGCTGCTCTACGGGGACCAGTCCCATAAGTCCCACATGCAGTCCATCATAGACAAG TTGCAGACTCCAGCATCCTTTGCTCAAAGTGTACAGGAGCTCACCATTGCATTACAGAGAACAGGAGACCCAGCCAACCTCAACCGCCTCAGACCACATTTAGAGCTGCTGGCTGACATTGACCCTAGCCCAG ATGCCCCTGCACCTACATGGGAGCAGTTGGACAAAGGGCTAGTGGCAGTGAAGACAGTGGTACATGGCCTAGTGGACTTCATCCAGAATCACAGCAAGAAAGGAGGAGACCCACAGCAG GCCCCTCAGCACAGTAAGTACAAGACCTACATGTGTCGAGACATGAAGCAGAAGGGAGGCTGTCCTAGAGGAGCTAGCTGCACCTTTGCCCATTCCCAGGAAGAACTGGAGAA GTATCGCAAGATGAACAAGCGACTGCCCATCAGGAAGCCACTGAGCCAGTCTCTGACCCAGCTCAACGAAATGGACGTCACTTGCAGCCAGGGCCTACTCCCTGATGAGGGCTTGGTTGGGGAGGGACTGCCCCACAAATCGGCCATTGTCGCCAATGGCCTCATCCAGGTGGGGCCTGGATCTGGGCTAAGTCACCTGGTCTCCCGGGGCTCTGACCCCTCATACAACCCAGTGAACAAGCTGGGAAAGGCAGACCCGGGGAGCCTCAGTGCCCCTGGTTCACCTCCAGACCT ATTGGACGCAATGCCTAAAGTGGTGATGCCTGCGCCATCTCATCCCAGAGTGGCACGAGAGAGCCTGGCTGGACACAAGCACACGTCCATAGTCCCCAGAGTCCCCCAGATGCCCCAGTACCCTCCAGCCCAGTCTGAGCCATATTACCCTGAATCCAGAGCACCTCCAGCTGCCTCCCAATACGAGTCCTCTCACTATCCTACAG GTCACGcctacccttacacacacatgcagcctcGCTATGTCCGCAACCCTGGCCCACCTGCAGATTCAGGCTTGTCATCCTACCCGGACCCCTATTCCTATGCCCCAGAGCGCCAGTACACAGGCCATCCATCCGACCCTCGATACGCCTACCCTGTGCACCACAATAGCCGGCACCCGGCTTATGGAGGACCGCCGCCGACGCAGTCCTACACCAGGGATGAGCTGGGGCACAGGAGCCCAGTGCCCCTGGATGTACCTCCACCATCCCAGCCACAAACAACGGGCGCCTCCGCCTACCTCCCAGAGCCCTCACGAGAGAGATACGGCCCTGAGAGCTTCAGCCACGTGGGGCAAAGCAGGTCTTATGGCAGG AATATCTATGCCCGGCCTCAGCACAGCCTTGATTACCTGCACCGCCGCAGGAAGGAGATCATGGCCCAGCTGGAGGAGCGGAAAGTGGTCTCCCCTCCGCCTTTCGCCTCCTCTCCAAACCCAGCCCACTCTTATGACCCCAGCTACAGCCAAGAGGTCAGGGGACAGAGTCAC TCCATGGAGGAAACCCCCCCTGCTTTCGTGAGCTTCAGGGAGCCAGACTACGCTGCTCAGTACTCTCCATGGTCATGCGACACATTTGTCCCCTACATTGGCACCAAGGACATGAAATCCAAAGAGGGCATGGCTGTAGGCTACATGGAAATG CAGAATGTTGATCAGGGCCTGAGAGAACCTGCCTTGGAGCTGCAGCGACGAGCAGCAGAGGTCAAAGATGACGACCCCATCATCCCATTCGGCTCGCTGCCCACTGTCTCACGCTTCGGTGCCATCTCGCGCACATCTAAATCGGGCTACCAGCCTGCTGGCCTAGTGCCAGGCCCCCATGCCAAACACGCTGGCACTGCAG tgGATTATAATTATGGAAGTCATGGAGGATGGAGTGAAGCCTCCTTCCCCCAGCATCCAACTATGCCATCTCAGGCACACTTCAGTGAACG TCTGCCCCCTGCTGCCCAGGAAAGAGAACAGCTGAGGATAGAGCTCCAACAGGTCAATCAGCAGATCACGCAGCAGACTCGTTTGGAG AGCTCGAGCAGTGGGGTGGCTCTGCAGAGGGAGACGGGCTCAGCAGCTGGCCAGCCCCCCCCTGTGGAGTGGCCCACCGCTAACGTGTCCTGTGAACAGTTGAGCCTGGAACTGCATCAGGTGGAGAGGGAGATCGGCATGAGGACGCGGGAAATGGCCATG GAGGGTCATGTAGCGCCTGTTCTAAAATACAAACTAGTAGCAACCAGTGAGAATGGACAGAGCGAACACAGTTTGCAGCGGGAAGAGCATCAGCTAGCTCTTAG TGAGGGCTCAAATGGTTTGAGCTCTGTCGTGCAGGACTGCGGTTTGGCTAGCAGCAGCATTTCCTCCCTCACCAGCAAGACCTCCTCACTCAGCCTGTCGTCCGAGCTGGTGGCCAGCAGCCCAGATCTGTCAAAGAACGGGGTGGTTCACCACTGCTCCTAG
- the rc3h1a gene encoding roquin-1a isoform X4, translated as MPVQAPQWTEFLLCPICTQTFEENVRRPISLGCGHTVCKMCLNKLHRKACPFDQTAISTDIELLPVNTALLQLVCAQVPKPQPVTLVRGAEDTKHYDEARTCVEELALYLKPLSNTRGVGLGSATQSLLSRPMQRKLVTLVHCQLVEEEGRVRAMRAARSLGERTVTELILQHQNPQQLSSNLWAAVRARGCQFLGPAMQEEALKLVLLALEDGSALSRKVLVLFVVQRLEPRFPQASKTSIGHVVQLLYRASCFKVTKRDEDSSLMQLKEEFRTYEALRREHDSQIVQIAMEGGLRIAPDQWSSLLYGDQSHKSHMQSIIDKLQTPASFAQSVQELTIALQRTGDPANLNRLRPHLELLADIDPSPDAPAPTWEQLDKGLVAVKTVVHGLVDFIQNHSKKGGDPQQAPQHSKYKTYMCRDMKQKGGCPRGASCTFAHSQEELEKYRKMNKRLPIRKPLSQSLTQLNEMDVTCSQGLLPDEGLVGEGLPHKSAIVANGLIQVGPGSGLSHLVSRGSDPSYNPVNKLGKADPGSLSAPGSPPDLLDAMPKVVMPAPSHPRVARESLAGHKHTSIVPRVPQMPQYPPAQSEPYYPESRAPPAASQYESSHYPTGHAYPYTHMQPRYVRNPGPPADSGLSSYPDPYSYAPERQYTGHPSDPRYAYPVHHNSRHPAYGGPPPTQSYTRDELGHRSPVPLDVPPPSQPQTTGASAYLPEPSRERYGPESFSHVGQSRSYGRNIYARPQHSLDYLHRRRKEIMAQLEERKVVSPPPFASSPNPAHSYDPSYSQESMEETPPAFVSFREPDYAAQYSPWSCDTFVPYIGTKDMKSKEGMAVGYMEMQNVDQGLREPALELQRRAAEVKDDDPIIPFGSLPTVSRFGAISRTSKSGYQPAGLVPGPHAKHAGTAVDYNYGSHGGWSEASFPQHPTMPSQAHFSERLPPAAQEREQLRIELQQVNQQITQQTRLESSSSGVALQRETGSAAGQPPPVEWPTANVSCEQLSLELHQVEREIGMRTREMAMEGHVAPVLKYKLVATSENGQSEHSLQREEHQLALSEGSNGLSSVVQDCGLASSSISSLTSKTSSLSLSSELVASSPDLSKNGVVHHCS; from the exons ATGCCCGTACAAGCGCCGCAATGGACGGAGTTTCTGTTGTGTCCTATCTGCACCCAGACGTTCGAGGAGAACGTGCGCAGGCCCATCAGCCTGGGCTGTGGCCACACTGTCTGCAAGATGTGCCTGAACAAGCTGCACCGCAAGGCTTGCCCCTTCGACCAGACTGCCATCAGCACTGACATCGAGCTGCTGCCTGTCAACACTGCGCTGCTGCAGCTGGTCTGCGCTCAG GTACCCAAGCCTCAGCCTGTCACATTAGTGAGAGGTGCTGAGGACACCAAGCATTATGATGAAGCCCGCACCTGTGTGGAGGAGCTGGCTCTCTACCTCAAACCCCTCAGCAACACGAGAG GTGTAGGGCTGGGCAGTGCTACCCAGAGCCTTCTCAGCAGGCCCATGCAGAGGAAGCTGGTAACACTCGTGCACTGCcagctggtggaggaggagggccGGGTGCGGGCGATGCGGGCGGCGCGCTCCCTGGGCGAACGCACGGTCACAGAGCTCATCCTGCAGCACCAGAACCCTCAGCAGCTCTCCTCCAACCTGTGGGCTGCTGTCCGAGCACGGGGCTGCCAGTTCCTCGGCCCTG CTATGCAGGAGGAGGCTTTGAAGCTGGTGCTGCTGGCTCTAGAGGATGGTTCAGCCCTGTCCCGGAAGGTCTTGGTTCTGTTTGTGGTCCAGAGGCTGGAGCCACGCTTCCCTCAGGCTTCTAAAACCAGCATAGGACATGTGGTGCAGCTCCTCTACAGAGCCTCCTGCTTTAAG GTGACCAAGCGGGACGAGGACTCCTCCCTAATGCAGTTGAAGGAGGAGTTCCGTACATACGAGGCCCTGCGGAGGGAGCACGACTCCCAGATCGTCCAGATTGCCATGGAAGGCGGACTGCGCATCGCCCCAGACCAGTGGTCCTCGCTGCTCTACGGGGACCAGTCCCATAAGTCCCACATGCAGTCCATCATAGACAAG TTGCAGACTCCAGCATCCTTTGCTCAAAGTGTACAGGAGCTCACCATTGCATTACAGAGAACAGGAGACCCAGCCAACCTCAACCGCCTCAGACCACATTTAGAGCTGCTGGCTGACATTGACCCTAGCCCAG ATGCCCCTGCACCTACATGGGAGCAGTTGGACAAAGGGCTAGTGGCAGTGAAGACAGTGGTACATGGCCTAGTGGACTTCATCCAGAATCACAGCAAGAAAGGAGGAGACCCACAGCAG GCCCCTCAGCACAGTAAGTACAAGACCTACATGTGTCGAGACATGAAGCAGAAGGGAGGCTGTCCTAGAGGAGCTAGCTGCACCTTTGCCCATTCCCAGGAAGAACTGGAGAA GTATCGCAAGATGAACAAGCGACTGCCCATCAGGAAGCCACTGAGCCAGTCTCTGACCCAGCTCAACGAAATGGACGTCACTTGCAGCCAGGGCCTACTCCCTGATGAGGGCTTGGTTGGGGAGGGACTGCCCCACAAATCGGCCATTGTCGCCAATGGCCTCATCCAGGTGGGGCCTGGATCTGGGCTAAGTCACCTGGTCTCCCGGGGCTCTGACCCCTCATACAACCCAGTGAACAAGCTGGGAAAGGCAGACCCGGGGAGCCTCAGTGCCCCTGGTTCACCTCCAGACCT ATTGGACGCAATGCCTAAAGTGGTGATGCCTGCGCCATCTCATCCCAGAGTGGCACGAGAGAGCCTGGCTGGACACAAGCACACGTCCATAGTCCCCAGAGTCCCCCAGATGCCCCAGTACCCTCCAGCCCAGTCTGAGCCATATTACCCTGAATCCAGAGCACCTCCAGCTGCCTCCCAATACGAGTCCTCTCACTATCCTACAG GTCACGcctacccttacacacacatgcagcctcGCTATGTCCGCAACCCTGGCCCACCTGCAGATTCAGGCTTGTCATCCTACCCGGACCCCTATTCCTATGCCCCAGAGCGCCAGTACACAGGCCATCCATCCGACCCTCGATACGCCTACCCTGTGCACCACAATAGCCGGCACCCGGCTTATGGAGGACCGCCGCCGACGCAGTCCTACACCAGGGATGAGCTGGGGCACAGGAGCCCAGTGCCCCTGGATGTACCTCCACCATCCCAGCCACAAACAACGGGCGCCTCCGCCTACCTCCCAGAGCCCTCACGAGAGAGATACGGCCCTGAGAGCTTCAGCCACGTGGGGCAAAGCAGGTCTTATGGCAGG AATATCTATGCCCGGCCTCAGCACAGCCTTGATTACCTGCACCGCCGCAGGAAGGAGATCATGGCCCAGCTGGAGGAGCGGAAAGTGGTCTCCCCTCCGCCTTTCGCCTCCTCTCCAAACCCAGCCCACTCTTATGACCCCAGCTACAGCCAAGAG TCCATGGAGGAAACCCCCCCTGCTTTCGTGAGCTTCAGGGAGCCAGACTACGCTGCTCAGTACTCTCCATGGTCATGCGACACATTTGTCCCCTACATTGGCACCAAGGACATGAAATCCAAAGAGGGCATGGCTGTAGGCTACATGGAAATG CAGAATGTTGATCAGGGCCTGAGAGAACCTGCCTTGGAGCTGCAGCGACGAGCAGCAGAGGTCAAAGATGACGACCCCATCATCCCATTCGGCTCGCTGCCCACTGTCTCACGCTTCGGTGCCATCTCGCGCACATCTAAATCGGGCTACCAGCCTGCTGGCCTAGTGCCAGGCCCCCATGCCAAACACGCTGGCACTGCAG tgGATTATAATTATGGAAGTCATGGAGGATGGAGTGAAGCCTCCTTCCCCCAGCATCCAACTATGCCATCTCAGGCACACTTCAGTGAACG TCTGCCCCCTGCTGCCCAGGAAAGAGAACAGCTGAGGATAGAGCTCCAACAGGTCAATCAGCAGATCACGCAGCAGACTCGTTTGGAG AGCTCGAGCAGTGGGGTGGCTCTGCAGAGGGAGACGGGCTCAGCAGCTGGCCAGCCCCCCCCTGTGGAGTGGCCCACCGCTAACGTGTCCTGTGAACAGTTGAGCCTGGAACTGCATCAGGTGGAGAGGGAGATCGGCATGAGGACGCGGGAAATGGCCATG GAGGGTCATGTAGCGCCTGTTCTAAAATACAAACTAGTAGCAACCAGTGAGAATGGACAGAGCGAACACAGTTTGCAGCGGGAAGAGCATCAGCTAGCTCTTAG TGAGGGCTCAAATGGTTTGAGCTCTGTCGTGCAGGACTGCGGTTTGGCTAGCAGCAGCATTTCCTCCCTCACCAGCAAGACCTCCTCACTCAGCCTGTCGTCCGAGCTGGTGGCCAGCAGCCCAGATCTGTCAAAGAACGGGGTGGTTCACCACTGCTCCTAG
- the rc3h1a gene encoding roquin-1a isoform X6, whose amino-acid sequence MPVQAPQWTEFLLCPICTQTFEENVRRPISLGCGHTVCKMCLNKLHRKACPFDQTAISTDIELLPVNTALLQLVCAQVPKPQPVTLVRGAEDTKHYDEARTCVEELALYLKPLSNTRGVGLGSATQSLLSRPMQRKLVTLVHCQLVEEEGRVRAMRAARSLGERTVTELILQHQNPQQLSSNLWAAVRARGCQFLGPAMQEEALKLVLLALEDGSALSRKVLVLFVVQRLEPRFPQASKTSIGHVVQLLYRASCFKVTKRDEDSSLMQLKEEFRTYEALRREHDSQIVQIAMEGGLRIAPDQWSSLLYGDQSHKSHMQSIIDKLQTPASFAQSVQELTIALQRTGDPANLNRLRPHLELLADIDPSPDAPAPTWEQLDKGLVAVKTVVHGLVDFIQNHSKKGGDPQQAPQHSKYKTYMCRDMKQKGGCPRGASCTFAHSQEELEKYRKMNKRLPIRKPLSQSLTQLNEMDVTCSQGLLPDEGLVGEGLPHKSAIVANGLIQVGPGSGLSHLVSRGSDPSYNPVNKLGKADPGSLSAPGSPPDLLDAMPKVVMPAPSHPRVARESLAGHKHTSIVPRVPQMPQYPPAQSEPYYPESRAPPAASQYESSHYPTGHAYPYTHMQPRYVRNPGPPADSGLSSYPDPYSYAPERQYTGHPSDPRYAYPVHHNSRHPAYGGPPPTQSYTRDELGHRSPVPLDVPPPSQPQTTGASAYLPEPSRERYGPESFSHVGQSRSYGRNIYARPQHSLDYLHRRRKEIMAQLEERKVVSPPPFASSPNPAHSYDPSYSQEVRGQSHVSTQQSHSMEETPPAFVSFREPDYAAQYSPWSCDTFVPYIGTKDMKSKEGMAVGYMEMQNVDQGLREPALELQRRAAEVKDDDPIIPFGSLPTVSRFGAISRTSKSGYQPAGLVPGPHAKHAGTAVDYNYGSHGGWSEASFPQHPTMPSQAHFSERLPPAAQEREQLRIELQQVNQQITQQTRLENLHLLLSKT is encoded by the exons ATGCCCGTACAAGCGCCGCAATGGACGGAGTTTCTGTTGTGTCCTATCTGCACCCAGACGTTCGAGGAGAACGTGCGCAGGCCCATCAGCCTGGGCTGTGGCCACACTGTCTGCAAGATGTGCCTGAACAAGCTGCACCGCAAGGCTTGCCCCTTCGACCAGACTGCCATCAGCACTGACATCGAGCTGCTGCCTGTCAACACTGCGCTGCTGCAGCTGGTCTGCGCTCAG GTACCCAAGCCTCAGCCTGTCACATTAGTGAGAGGTGCTGAGGACACCAAGCATTATGATGAAGCCCGCACCTGTGTGGAGGAGCTGGCTCTCTACCTCAAACCCCTCAGCAACACGAGAG GTGTAGGGCTGGGCAGTGCTACCCAGAGCCTTCTCAGCAGGCCCATGCAGAGGAAGCTGGTAACACTCGTGCACTGCcagctggtggaggaggagggccGGGTGCGGGCGATGCGGGCGGCGCGCTCCCTGGGCGAACGCACGGTCACAGAGCTCATCCTGCAGCACCAGAACCCTCAGCAGCTCTCCTCCAACCTGTGGGCTGCTGTCCGAGCACGGGGCTGCCAGTTCCTCGGCCCTG CTATGCAGGAGGAGGCTTTGAAGCTGGTGCTGCTGGCTCTAGAGGATGGTTCAGCCCTGTCCCGGAAGGTCTTGGTTCTGTTTGTGGTCCAGAGGCTGGAGCCACGCTTCCCTCAGGCTTCTAAAACCAGCATAGGACATGTGGTGCAGCTCCTCTACAGAGCCTCCTGCTTTAAG GTGACCAAGCGGGACGAGGACTCCTCCCTAATGCAGTTGAAGGAGGAGTTCCGTACATACGAGGCCCTGCGGAGGGAGCACGACTCCCAGATCGTCCAGATTGCCATGGAAGGCGGACTGCGCATCGCCCCAGACCAGTGGTCCTCGCTGCTCTACGGGGACCAGTCCCATAAGTCCCACATGCAGTCCATCATAGACAAG TTGCAGACTCCAGCATCCTTTGCTCAAAGTGTACAGGAGCTCACCATTGCATTACAGAGAACAGGAGACCCAGCCAACCTCAACCGCCTCAGACCACATTTAGAGCTGCTGGCTGACATTGACCCTAGCCCAG ATGCCCCTGCACCTACATGGGAGCAGTTGGACAAAGGGCTAGTGGCAGTGAAGACAGTGGTACATGGCCTAGTGGACTTCATCCAGAATCACAGCAAGAAAGGAGGAGACCCACAGCAG GCCCCTCAGCACAGTAAGTACAAGACCTACATGTGTCGAGACATGAAGCAGAAGGGAGGCTGTCCTAGAGGAGCTAGCTGCACCTTTGCCCATTCCCAGGAAGAACTGGAGAA GTATCGCAAGATGAACAAGCGACTGCCCATCAGGAAGCCACTGAGCCAGTCTCTGACCCAGCTCAACGAAATGGACGTCACTTGCAGCCAGGGCCTACTCCCTGATGAGGGCTTGGTTGGGGAGGGACTGCCCCACAAATCGGCCATTGTCGCCAATGGCCTCATCCAGGTGGGGCCTGGATCTGGGCTAAGTCACCTGGTCTCCCGGGGCTCTGACCCCTCATACAACCCAGTGAACAAGCTGGGAAAGGCAGACCCGGGGAGCCTCAGTGCCCCTGGTTCACCTCCAGACCT ATTGGACGCAATGCCTAAAGTGGTGATGCCTGCGCCATCTCATCCCAGAGTGGCACGAGAGAGCCTGGCTGGACACAAGCACACGTCCATAGTCCCCAGAGTCCCCCAGATGCCCCAGTACCCTCCAGCCCAGTCTGAGCCATATTACCCTGAATCCAGAGCACCTCCAGCTGCCTCCCAATACGAGTCCTCTCACTATCCTACAG GTCACGcctacccttacacacacatgcagcctcGCTATGTCCGCAACCCTGGCCCACCTGCAGATTCAGGCTTGTCATCCTACCCGGACCCCTATTCCTATGCCCCAGAGCGCCAGTACACAGGCCATCCATCCGACCCTCGATACGCCTACCCTGTGCACCACAATAGCCGGCACCCGGCTTATGGAGGACCGCCGCCGACGCAGTCCTACACCAGGGATGAGCTGGGGCACAGGAGCCCAGTGCCCCTGGATGTACCTCCACCATCCCAGCCACAAACAACGGGCGCCTCCGCCTACCTCCCAGAGCCCTCACGAGAGAGATACGGCCCTGAGAGCTTCAGCCACGTGGGGCAAAGCAGGTCTTATGGCAGG AATATCTATGCCCGGCCTCAGCACAGCCTTGATTACCTGCACCGCCGCAGGAAGGAGATCATGGCCCAGCTGGAGGAGCGGAAAGTGGTCTCCCCTCCGCCTTTCGCCTCCTCTCCAAACCCAGCCCACTCTTATGACCCCAGCTACAGCCAAGAGGTCAGGGGACAGAGTCACGTAAGCACACAACAAAGTCAT TCCATGGAGGAAACCCCCCCTGCTTTCGTGAGCTTCAGGGAGCCAGACTACGCTGCTCAGTACTCTCCATGGTCATGCGACACATTTGTCCCCTACATTGGCACCAAGGACATGAAATCCAAAGAGGGCATGGCTGTAGGCTACATGGAAATG CAGAATGTTGATCAGGGCCTGAGAGAACCTGCCTTGGAGCTGCAGCGACGAGCAGCAGAGGTCAAAGATGACGACCCCATCATCCCATTCGGCTCGCTGCCCACTGTCTCACGCTTCGGTGCCATCTCGCGCACATCTAAATCGGGCTACCAGCCTGCTGGCCTAGTGCCAGGCCCCCATGCCAAACACGCTGGCACTGCAG tgGATTATAATTATGGAAGTCATGGAGGATGGAGTGAAGCCTCCTTCCCCCAGCATCCAACTATGCCATCTCAGGCACACTTCAGTGAACG TCTGCCCCCTGCTGCCCAGGAAAGAGAACAGCTGAGGATAGAGCTCCAACAGGTCAATCAGCAGATCACGCAGCAGACTCGTTTGGAG aaccTTCATCTTTTGTTGTCCAAAACATAG